From Actinosynnema mirum DSM 43827, a single genomic window includes:
- a CDS encoding WhiB family transcriptional regulator — protein MADTRRLPGPNADLWDWQMRGSCRGMDSAFFFHPDGERGPARARREARAKAVCLSCPVLEMCRRHALAVQEPYGIWGGLSESERDGIIKARKRRLTLT, from the coding sequence ATGGCGGACACCCGAAGGCTCCCCGGTCCCAACGCCGATCTCTGGGACTGGCAGATGCGCGGCTCCTGCCGCGGGATGGACAGCGCGTTCTTCTTCCACCCCGACGGGGAACGCGGACCGGCACGAGCCAGACGGGAGGCACGGGCGAAGGCCGTCTGCCTGTCCTGCCCCGTGCTGGAGATGTGCCGCAGGCACGCCCTTGCCGTGCAGGAGCCGTACGGCATCTGGGGCGGCCTCTCGGAATCCGAGAGGGACGGGATCATCAAGGCAAGGAAGCGCAGGCTCACCCTCACCTGA
- a CDS encoding response regulator transcription factor yields MTTVLICDDRRSVREGLTRVMSAVPGVSRIDCVAHGDELLARFSRQPVDVVLVGTQRAVPTGVEATRRLVSANPQANVIVFGAPDDAGSIAAAIAGGARGYLRWDASRPELVAALAHTLASTSVPAPRQPSDPGVQLTERELQVLRGMSQGKSNGQIGRELYLSEDTVKTHARRLFRKLGVRDRAQAVAHGFRRGLVS; encoded by the coding sequence GTGACCACGGTCCTTATTTGCGACGACCGGCGCAGTGTGCGGGAGGGTCTCACCCGCGTGATGTCGGCTGTCCCAGGGGTTAGCCGCATCGACTGCGTAGCGCACGGTGACGAGTTGTTGGCACGCTTCTCCCGTCAGCCGGTGGACGTCGTCCTGGTTGGCACGCAGCGCGCCGTCCCCACCGGGGTGGAAGCGACCCGGCGACTCGTCTCGGCCAATCCGCAGGCAAACGTCATAGTCTTCGGCGCACCCGACGACGCGGGCAGCATCGCCGCCGCGATCGCGGGTGGGGCTCGTGGCTACCTCCGCTGGGACGCCTCGCGCCCCGAGCTGGTGGCCGCGCTCGCCCACACGCTCGCGAGCACCTCGGTGCCCGCACCGCGCCAGCCCTCCGATCCGGGGGTCCAGCTCACCGAGCGGGAGCTCCAGGTGCTGCGCGGCATGAGCCAGGGCAAGAGCAACGGCCAGATCGGCCGCGAGCTCTACCTGTCCGAGGACACGGTGAAGACGCACGCCCGCAGGTTGTTCCGCAAGCTCGGGGTCCGGGACCGCGCTCAGGCCGTCGCGCACGGCTTCCGCCGCGGTCTCGTGTCCTAA
- a CDS encoding MerR family transcriptional regulator translates to MVTLSVAAAARRLGVAPATLRTWDRRYGLGPSDHTTGRHRKYAPLDVARLELMQRALQRGATSAEAAKYALSTPVPAPDAQQAPLAIGELDAGRPSPAGVRGLRMPGAGRPARGLGRAALAMDSVAAQIILADAIDADGVVATWGEVVLPVLTAIAAKWEHSGAGVEVSHLLEECVAAAMTRATPLVADPRNHRPVLLACVPDERHSLPLRPLAAELARRGLGVMQLGASLPAAALASAIRRTAPSAVVLWAHLPRYADPGVVAALPRTRQQVRVFAGGPGWQRGVVPAPAERIDDLPVAVAAIERAVC, encoded by the coding sequence GTGGTGACCCTGTCCGTCGCTGCCGCGGCCCGCAGGCTCGGGGTCGCCCCGGCGACGCTGCGCACCTGGGACCGGCGGTACGGGCTGGGACCCAGTGATCACACGACAGGGCGACACCGGAAGTACGCGCCGCTGGACGTGGCCCGGTTGGAGCTGATGCAGCGGGCGCTGCAGCGCGGGGCCACCTCGGCGGAGGCCGCCAAGTACGCGCTGAGCACCCCGGTGCCCGCCCCGGACGCGCAGCAGGCGCCGCTCGCGATCGGCGAGCTGGACGCGGGGCGGCCGTCGCCCGCCGGGGTGCGCGGTCTGCGGATGCCGGGGGCTGGCAGGCCCGCGCGGGGCCTGGGGCGGGCGGCGCTGGCGATGGACTCGGTGGCCGCGCAGATCATCCTGGCGGACGCGATCGACGCGGACGGGGTGGTCGCGACCTGGGGCGAGGTGGTCCTGCCGGTGCTGACGGCGATCGCCGCGAAGTGGGAGCACTCGGGGGCCGGGGTCGAGGTGTCGCACCTGCTGGAGGAGTGCGTGGCGGCGGCGATGACCAGGGCGACCCCGCTGGTGGCGGACCCGCGCAACCACCGGCCGGTGCTGCTGGCGTGCGTGCCGGACGAGCGCCACAGCCTGCCCCTGCGCCCGCTGGCGGCGGAGCTGGCCAGGCGCGGGCTGGGCGTGATGCAGCTGGGCGCGTCCCTGCCCGCGGCGGCGCTGGCGTCGGCCATCCGCAGGACCGCGCCGTCCGCGGTGGTCCTGTGGGCGCACCTGCCGCGCTACGCCGATCCGGGAGTGGTCGCGGCGCTGCCGAGGACGAGGCAGCAGGTCAGGGTCTTCGCGGGCGGGCCCGGCTGGCAGCGGGGTGTGGTGCCCGCGCCCGCGGAGCGCATCGACGACCTGCCGGTGGCGGTGGCGGCGATCGAGCGCGCGGTCTGCTGA